The following coding sequences are from one Scomber japonicus isolate fScoJap1 chromosome 3, fScoJap1.pri, whole genome shotgun sequence window:
- the LOC128356282 gene encoding globoside alpha-1,3-N-acetylgalactosaminyltransferase 1-like, which yields MALFPFCKTPTGAIRVTRIQLVLYCCLLSLIIYFLHGRKVGGSVKSLHPYFHAIEMARGGDMTDMVAVKAAPAKNPLETPWGAPLVWGDTRSAARRRAKFEEQGMRTGLLVLVVGTYAQFIRRFLSSAEVHFLPGQMVTYYILTDNPRTLDPPIELGPDRQMKVIPVAEQPGWGRLAQRRMALFADAIKDPIGSEVEYVFCADIDQEFVAPVGEEIFGDLVATLHPELYGMPRNAFPYEVEEVSSACVEEDEGDYYYTSELYGGLVSEMYKLVRACSFLILQDQANGLMARGLEESYLNRYLINHRPTCVLSPEYSWWDSDLTADVPVQRLVSLGRQCGALDKEKRDEYKC from the exons GAGCAATCAGAGTGACTAGAATACAGCTGGTCTTGTACTGCTGTCTACTGTCTCTTATCATAT ACTTCCTCCACGGGCGTAAAGTGGGTGGCAGTGTGAAGTCACTTCATCCATACTTTCATGCCATAGAAATGGCCAGAGGAGGAGACATGACTGACATGGTCGCTGTCAAGGCAGCACCAGCAAAAAATCCTCTAGAGACACCTTGGGGTGCTCCTTTAGTGTGGGGTGACACCCGCAGTGCAGCTCGGCGTAGGGCTAAATTTGAAGAACAGGGAATGCGTACAGGTCTACTAGTCTTAGTGGTGGGAACTTACGCCCAGTTCATCCGCCGTTTCCTCTCCTCAGCAGAAGTCCACTTTCTCCCTGGTCAGATGGTCACCTACTACATTCTCACAGATAATCCTCGTACTTTGGATCCTCCCATTGAGCTGGGGCCTGACCGACAAATGAAGGTCATTCCTGTTGCAGAGCAGCCTGGGTGGGGAAGGTTGGCCCAGCGCCGCATGGCTCTGTTTGCTGATGCCATCAAGGACCCAATTGGCAGTGAAGTTGAATACGTCTTCTGTGCTGACATTGACCAGGAGTTTGTGGCCCCTGTGGGCGAAGAAATCTTTGGAGATCTGGTGGCAACGTTGCACCCAGAGCTCTATGGAATGCCACGAAATGCATTTCCTTACGAAGTTGAAGAAGTCTCATCAGCTtgtgtggaggaggatgaaggagactATTACTACACCTCTGAGCTGTATGGAGGGCTTGTTTCTGAAATGTACAAACTGGTTCGTGCCTGTTCTTTTCTCATTCTGCAGGACCAGGCTAATGGGCTAATGGCCAGAGGACTCGAGGAGAGCTACCTGAACCGCTACCTGATCAACCACAGGCCAACCTGTGTGCTGTCACCAGAGTACAGCTGGTGGGACTCAGACTTGACTGCTGATGTACCTGTGCAGAGACTAGTCTCTTTGGGGAGGCAATGTGGGGCTCTCGATaaggaaaagagagatgaaTACAAATGTTGA
- the ell2 gene encoding RNA polymerase II elongation factor ELL2: MLQLQRDDGGGLVKMAALSEDGRYGLNCGRQSADRITVLHVKLTETALRAIESYQNCMNVPSSRPTIQFKGLQGRIKIPKTDSSSDNSHNFDFYLSNVGKDNPQGSFECIKQYVSSSGASHLSLLETVQDKVTVCATNDSYQVTRDRMTQAVEDTRERGTKVIKLGGQYRGKKVHIRKPALSTPEVAPERKRSTPINPANTIRKCLSSNPVSQRPFRDRIIHLLALKSYKKLEVLARLQRDGINQKDRNSLGTTLQQVANLNPKDNTYSLKDFIFREVQRDWPGYSEDEKVQIDRILARKLGLPTEALSSSSSPKDGVPASPLKRQPDFDFIDPLAPKKARISHLSNRGPAASLSSSSSDRREDEESPGSKRSSLPSNVTSGPPSHLPISSHPPAPSHQQPSPASNSNSPSTPEGCGTQDLPMDQSSSCRDPSPSPFSSDRTLQDRYRPPIPVPRPAASPSPPPCTSLTVTSTVISSPPLSSSSNKKFKKKSKKHKDKDREREKGKRTERGSSPPSVAEQPEESRRAKKKRSAEEAKREVTDKKPHKDQDSSEKEKPVQSTEFSSTVEMPDYVIKYIPLVSTDQRQSYKDDFNAEYDEYRQLHAHVESITRRFTQLDTQCRKLAPGTKEYQKVQEEVLKEYKKMKQHSPNYHDEKQRCEYLHNKLAHIKRLIADFDQRRAQAWC, encoded by the exons atgctccagcTTCAGAGGGACGATGGTGGAGGGCTGGTAAAGATGGCGGCTCTCTCCGAGGATGGGAGGTACGGATTAAATTGTGGCCGACAGAGCGCAGATAGAATCACCGTTTTACACGTCAAATTGACCGAGACAGCACTGAGAGCCATAGAGAGCTACCAAAATTGCATG AATGTACCTTCTTCACGGCCAACAATACAATTCAAGGGACTCCAAGGG CGCATTAAAATTCCCAAGACCGACTCCTCCTCAGACAACTCCCACAATTTTGATTTCTACCTGTCTAATGTGGGCAAGGACAACCCTCAGGGAAGCTTTGAGTGCATCAAACAGTATGTGTCAAG CTCAGGGGCCTCACACCTGTCATTGTTGGAGACGGTACAGGACAAGGTCACAGTGTGCGCCACTAATGACTCCTACCAGGTGACCCGGGACCGCATGACCCAGGCCGTGGAGGACACACGCGAACGTGGGACCAAAGTCATCAAGCTTGGGGGCCAGTACAGAG GAAAGAAAGTCCATATTCGTAAGCCGGCACTATCAACCCCAGAGGTGGCCCCAGAGCGCAAGAGATCCACACCCATCAACCCAGCCAACACTATCCGCAAGTGCCTTTCCAGCAACCCTGTGTCCCAGCGGCCATTCCGGGACCGCATCATTCACCTGCTGGCGCTGAAGTCCTACAAGAAGCTGGAGGTGCTTGCCCGTTTGCAGCGGGATGGTATCAACCAGAAGGACAGAAACTCCTTGGGGACCACCCTGCAACAG GTGGCAAATCTGAACCCCAAAGACAACACGTATTCATTGAAGGACTTCATTTTCCGTGAAGTCCAGCGAGACTGGCCTGGCTACTCAGAGGATGAGAAAGTCCAGATTGACCGGATCCTGGCTCG CAAATTAGGTCTTCCTACTGAGGCACTCTCATCAAGCAGTTCTCCCAAAGATGGTGTCCCTGCGTCCCCCCTG AAGCGCCAGCCAGACTTTGACTTCATAGATCCTTTGGCACCAAAGAAAGCCCGCATCTCCCACCTCAGCAATCGGGGGCCAGCCGCATCTttatcctcatcctcctctgacCGCCGTGAGGACGAGGAGAGCCCTGGCTCCAAACGATCGTCCCTACCCTCCAACGTCACCTCGGGTCCTCCCAGCCATCTCCCCATTTCGTCTCACCCTCCTGCACCCTCTCACCAGCAGCCCAGCCCAGCCTCCAACTCCAACTCGCCCAGCACCCCGGAGGGCTGTGGTACCCAGGACCTGCCCATGGACCAGAGTTCCTCCTGCAGGGACCCTTCACCCAGCCCCTTCTCCTCTGATAGGACCCTGCAGGACCGCTATCGGCCGCCCATCCCAGTCCCCAGACCAGCTGCCTCCCCCAGCCCCCCTCCTTGCACCTCACTCACAGTTACCTCCACTGTCATCAGCAGCCCTCCCTTGTCCAGCAGTTCCAACAAGAAATTCAAGAAGAAATCCAAAAAGCACAAAGAtaaggatagagagagggagaaagggaaaaggaCGGAAAGAGGCAGTAGTCCTCCCAGTGTAGCAGAGCAGCCTGAGGAGAGTCGTAGGGCCAAAAAGAAGCGCAGTGCTGAGGAAGCGAAAAGAGAAGTTACCGACAAGAAACCTCACAAAGATCAAG ACTCTTCAGAGAAAGAGAAGCCAGTCCAATCTACTGAATTCTCATCCACAGTGGAGATGCCTGACTATGTAAT AAAGTACATACCGTTGGTGTCCACAGACCAGCGACAAAGCTACAAGGATGACTTCAATGCAGAGTATGATGAGTACCGCCAGCTGCACGCCCATGTGGAGAGCATCACCCGTCGCTTTACCCAGCTGGATACCCAGTGTCGGAAGCTGGCACCTGGCACCAAGGAGTATCAG AAGGTGCAAGAAGAAGTCTTGAAAGAgtacaaaaaaatgaaacaa CACAGCCCCAACTACCATGATGAGAAACAGCGCTGTGAGTACCTGCACAACAAGTTGGCCCACATCAAGCGGCTAATAGCTGATTTTGACCAGCGCAGAGCCCAGGCCTGGTGCTGA